In Oreochromis aureus strain Israel breed Guangdong linkage group 15, ZZ_aureus, whole genome shotgun sequence, a single genomic region encodes these proteins:
- the nkx2.4b gene encoding NK2 homeobox 4b translates to MSLSPKHSTPFSVTDILSPMEDSYRRFGVMDPAAGSLGSPLGAYRQPQVSQPGMQHQQQAHHQQQPPHLHHHHHHHHHHHLSSSSSSSSSSSSSGSASAAAAAALAPGGPYHVPHGVPQFSGAVGGFCNGGIGNVGDLPSYQETVRGGGAAAAAWYSNPEPRYPTISRFMGPSAGMNMPGMVGSLAGMDSTAKSMVTLHAAPRRKRRVLFSQAQVYELERRFKQQKYLSAPEREHLAGLIHLTPNQVKIWFQNHRYKLKRQAKDKAAQQLQQEGGGGGSLCAATRRASSVSPVLSKNSKGCRTDSSGSNHSGNRQSSPQVNQLSSTEELEDLSPSPPLGLHGQINMTQTDAALIEYTNSMIGSNLLYGRTW, encoded by the exons ATGTCCTTGAGCCCAAAGCACTCCACTCCCTTCTCAGTCACAGACATCTTGAGCCCGATGGAGGACAGCTACCGCAGGTTCGGAGTGATGGACCCCGCAGCGGGGAGCCTCGGATCCCCGCTGGGAGCCTACCGGCAGCCGCAGGTCTCGCAGCCCGGTatgcagcatcagcagcaggcgcaccatcagcagcagccgcctcacctccaccaccatcaccatcatcaccaccaccaccacctgtcctcgtcctcttcttcatcatcctcctcctcttcatcaggCTCGGCCAGCGCAGCAGCAGCCGCCGCTCTGGCCCCCGGCGGGCCCTACCACGTGCCCCACGGGGTACCGCAGTTCTCCGGAGCCGTCGGAGGGTTCTGCAACGGCGGCATCGGGAACGTCGGAGACCTGCCGTCCTACCAGGAGACGGTGAGAGGCGGAGGGGCGGCAGCGGCGGCGTGGTACAGCAACCCGGAGCCCCGATACCCGACAA TTTCCAGATTCATGGGCCCCTCCGCGGGGATGAACATGCCCGGGATGGTGGGCAGTCTGGCCGGGATGGACTCCACCGCCAAGTCTATGGTGACGCTGCACGCGGCACCGCGCAGGAAGCGACGCGTGCTCTTCTCGCAGGCGCAGGTGTACGAGCTGGAGCGGCGCTTTAAGCAGCAGAAGTACTTGTCCGCACCGGAGAGAGAGCACCTGGCCGGACTCATCCACCTCACCCCGAACCAGGTGAAGATCTGGTTTCAGAACCACCGCTACAAGCTGAAGCGGCAGGCCAAGGACAAGGCCGCGCAGCAGCTCCAGCAggaaggcggcggcggcggAAGCTTGTGCGCAGCGACACGCAGGGCTTCGTCTGTGTCCCCGGTCCTCTCCAAGAACTCTAAGGGCTGCCGGACTGACTCGAGTGGGTCGAACCACAGCGGGAACAGGCAGAGCAGC CCGCAGGTGAACCAGCTGTCCTCCACCGAGGAGCTGGAGGATTTGTCCCCCAGCCCGCCGCTGGGACTGCACGGGCAGATCAACATGACGCAGACGGACGCTGCGCTTATTGAGTACACCAACAGCATGATCGGCTCCAACTTACTGTACGGCAGAACTTGGTAG